A part of Myxococcus landrumus genomic DNA contains:
- a CDS encoding beta/gamma crystallin-related protein, translated as MSDARITLYRDTQFGGRAVAMGPCGTSHLGRDEGFNDQASSIIVQRGIWLVYNDTDYSGPVHVLTPGEYPNPGAWRGQGNAISSLRPLPGVKGDGMLILFKNGSYGGRMVPITGPTADLKSIDFNNAASSVIVLGRSWLLHRDANFRGTTWPVSSSGGPDQNGYYPSASGFFDNDAISSLKPQ; from the coding sequence ATGAGCGACGCCAGAATCACGCTGTACCGGGACACCCAGTTCGGGGGACGCGCCGTCGCGATGGGGCCCTGTGGAACCTCGCATCTGGGGCGGGACGAGGGGTTCAATGACCAGGCGTCCTCCATCATCGTCCAGCGTGGCATCTGGCTTGTCTACAACGACACGGACTACAGCGGCCCGGTCCATGTCCTGACGCCGGGGGAGTACCCCAACCCTGGCGCCTGGCGCGGCCAGGGGAATGCCATCTCCTCGTTGCGTCCGCTGCCGGGAGTGAAAGGGGACGGCATGCTCATCCTCTTCAAGAACGGCTCCTACGGGGGGCGCATGGTGCCCATCACGGGCCCGACCGCGGACCTGAAGTCCATCGACTTCAACAACGCGGCGTCCTCCGTCATCGTGCTGGGTCGCTCGTGGCTGCTGCACAGGGACGCGAACTTCCGGGGCACGACCTGGCCTGTTTCCAGCTCTGGCGGCCCGGACCAGAACGGCTACTACCCCAGCGCCTCCGGCTTCTTCGACAACGACGCCATCTCGTCGCTCAAGCCCCAGTAG